From Micromonospora echinospora, one genomic window encodes:
- a CDS encoding condensation domain-containing protein — MRFADAVVPAEWATETLVLAEFGGGRTETAPTTWAQGVMFRAAARSVANHRFLNLRRTVPVSGRVRADLPGVTRALGALVSRHGSLRTRVRSVDGEFRQETAAAGQLPLLVVPGEGDGVAAAGAAAERLADVAFDHAAEWPLRVALVTVDDRVRQIVIVFSHSTVDAYGVEVVLRDLRLLLLRGEIATPPGPQSAQVARDQHGPDQDGSARAVEHWARALAQLPQPPMTPTHPELTPRLRRGTLVSPAADRAARLLAARHRVSASAVLLAATTALAAGRDGSSVCGLFTMAHNRFRAEYADAVANLGQIGICVVDLGDRPAFTELLPRIWRGALGAYRHAYYDPVALRNRLLADGHDPTTAFLPYYYFNDVRLAGGSAGTTPTVTESDLRATMAESSFQWIDGMAKAAWHRLTHVVDEPGAVGVTVSVDTRFVPVESVEPFLRDLEDLLVTAVFREVAWPWAPSSPVLPR; from the coding sequence ATGCGATTCGCGGATGCCGTGGTGCCGGCCGAGTGGGCCACCGAGACGCTGGTCCTGGCCGAGTTCGGCGGTGGGCGCACCGAAACGGCCCCGACGACCTGGGCGCAGGGCGTCATGTTCCGGGCCGCCGCGCGGTCCGTCGCGAACCACCGGTTCCTGAACCTGCGCCGTACCGTGCCGGTGTCCGGGCGGGTCCGCGCGGACCTGCCCGGCGTGACCCGCGCGCTCGGAGCCCTGGTCAGCCGGCACGGGTCGTTGCGGACCCGGGTCCGGTCGGTCGACGGTGAGTTCCGGCAGGAGACTGCGGCGGCCGGCCAACTGCCCCTGCTGGTGGTGCCCGGTGAGGGGGACGGCGTGGCGGCGGCCGGGGCGGCGGCCGAGCGGCTCGCCGACGTCGCGTTCGACCACGCGGCCGAGTGGCCACTGCGGGTCGCCCTGGTCACCGTCGACGACCGGGTACGCCAGATCGTCATCGTCTTCAGCCACTCCACCGTGGACGCGTACGGGGTCGAGGTGGTGCTCCGGGACCTGCGGCTGCTCCTGCTGCGGGGGGAGATCGCCACCCCGCCCGGCCCGCAGTCGGCGCAGGTGGCCCGGGACCAGCACGGGCCGGACCAGGACGGTTCCGCCCGAGCGGTGGAACACTGGGCGCGGGCGCTCGCCCAGCTGCCGCAGCCGCCGATGACCCCCACCCACCCCGAACTGACCCCGCGACTGCGCCGGGGGACGCTGGTCTCCCCGGCCGCCGACCGGGCGGCCCGGCTGCTCGCCGCCCGCCACCGGGTCAGCGCCTCCGCGGTGCTGCTGGCCGCCACCACCGCGCTGGCCGCCGGCCGCGACGGGTCGTCGGTGTGTGGTCTCTTCACGATGGCGCACAACCGTTTCCGGGCCGAGTACGCCGACGCGGTGGCGAATCTCGGGCAGATCGGAATATGCGTGGTGGACCTGGGCGACCGGCCCGCGTTCACCGAGTTGCTGCCCCGCATCTGGCGCGGTGCGCTGGGGGCGTACCGACACGCCTATTACGATCCGGTAGCCCTGCGGAACCGTTTACTGGCGGACGGTCACGACCCGACCACCGCATTTCTGCCGTACTACTATTTCAACGACGTGCGGCTGGCCGGCGGAAGCGCCGGAACGACCCCGACGGTGACCGAAAGCGACCTGCGCGCCACCATGGCGGAGAGCAGCTTCCAGTGGATCGACGGCATGGCCAAGGCGGCCTGGCACCGGCTGACCCACGTCGTCGACGAGCCGGGGGCGGTGGGCGTCACGGTCAGCGTCGACACCCGGTTCGTGCCCGTCGAGTCGGTCGAGCCGTTCCTGCGCGACCTGGAGGATCTGCTGGTCACGGCGGTCTTCCGGGAGGTGGCCTGGCCCTGGGCGCCCTCGTCGCCCGTCCTGCCCCGCTGA
- a CDS encoding condensation domain-containing protein — MVLTSQPTDQATARTEEMAYADFHGGRAATGPLTWGQRAMWRAVVEFESTRHSFLNLRRTLAVSRRAGVDPARAVRALAALVGRHESLRTRVRPSDGELRQVAAAEGRLPVLVHTVPAAGADPDGQVAAGALAARFGDPRFDHAAEWPLRAAVVVVDGLVRQVVVVFSHSTVDFHATETVLRDLRMLLLRGAAPTPPGLQSLDVADRERQVERRRSDRAVAYWLRQFPTLGAGSFAEPVGTGLTPRYRRGALTSPAIHHAARLLAARHRTSSSTVLLAATAAALQAGGGPEVAGQARGGSEAVGIFTMANNRFQPEYDTAISKLNQIGLCRVDLTGRPDFAELLRRARQASLDGYRHAYYDPLALAQGFADHGYDYGTALAPFCYLNDIRLPHDVPADVAGPDEPTLRTPGSFRWLEELDRFAWRCRIQVMDAPGAVELAVTADTVHLPPDRAERLLRDIEDRLVQAARSAAP, encoded by the coding sequence ATGGTGCTCACTTCCCAACCCACGGACCAGGCCACGGCGCGCACCGAGGAGATGGCGTACGCGGACTTCCACGGCGGTCGGGCCGCCACCGGGCCGCTGACCTGGGGGCAGCGCGCGATGTGGCGGGCGGTGGTGGAGTTCGAGTCCACCCGGCACAGCTTCCTGAACCTGCGTCGTACGCTCGCCGTCTCGCGGCGGGCCGGGGTGGACCCGGCGCGTGCGGTACGCGCGCTCGCCGCCCTGGTCGGCCGGCACGAGTCGCTGCGCACCCGGGTCCGCCCGAGCGACGGCGAGCTGCGCCAGGTGGCCGCCGCCGAGGGGCGACTGCCGGTGCTGGTGCACACCGTGCCGGCCGCCGGGGCCGATCCGGACGGGCAGGTGGCGGCCGGCGCGCTCGCCGCGCGCTTCGGCGACCCGCGGTTCGACCACGCCGCCGAGTGGCCGCTGCGGGCCGCCGTGGTGGTCGTCGACGGGCTGGTCCGACAGGTCGTCGTGGTCTTCAGCCACTCCACCGTCGACTTCCACGCCACCGAGACGGTGCTCCGGGACCTGCGGATGCTGCTGTTGCGCGGGGCGGCGCCCACCCCGCCGGGTCTCCAGTCGCTGGACGTGGCCGACCGCGAACGGCAGGTCGAACGGCGACGGTCCGACCGGGCGGTGGCGTACTGGCTCCGGCAGTTCCCCACGCTCGGGGCGGGCAGCTTCGCCGAACCGGTGGGGACCGGGCTCACCCCGCGTTACCGGCGCGGCGCGCTCACCTCGCCGGCGATCCACCACGCGGCCCGGCTGCTCGCCGCCCGGCACCGGACAAGCAGCTCCACCGTCCTGCTCGCGGCCACCGCCGCCGCGCTCCAGGCCGGCGGCGGACCGGAGGTCGCCGGCCAGGCCCGCGGCGGGTCCGAGGCCGTCGGCATCTTCACCATGGCCAACAACCGCTTCCAGCCCGAGTACGACACCGCGATCAGCAAGCTCAACCAGATCGGGCTCTGCCGGGTCGACCTCACCGGCCGACCGGACTTCGCCGAGTTGCTGCGGCGGGCCCGGCAGGCGTCGTTGGACGGGTACCGGCACGCCTACTACGATCCGCTCGCGCTCGCGCAGGGCTTCGCCGACCACGGCTACGACTACGGCACGGCGCTCGCCCCGTTCTGCTACCTCAACGACATCCGCCTGCCCCACGACGTGCCGGCCGACGTGGCCGGACCGGACGAGCCGACGCTGCGCACCCCCGGCTCCTTCCGCTGGCTGGAGGAGTTGGACCGGTTCGCCTGGCGCTGCCGGATCCAGGTGATGGACGCGCCCGGCGCGGTGGAACTGGCGGTCACCGCCGACACCGTCCACCTGCCACCGGACCGCGCGGAACGGCTGCTGCGGGACATCGAGGACCGGTTGGTCCAGGCGGCCCGGTCCGCGGCACCCTGA
- a CDS encoding metalloregulator ArsR/SmtB family transcription factor translates to MDEVVEAIADPIRRNILEMLRDGRLTAGDIAAHFPVSRPAVSRHLRVLRQAGLVRDELVGRQRLYQLESEPFTALVEWLARFDQPRGWEHRLDALETEVYRTRRERRGSTGRPAEKKRTA, encoded by the coding sequence GTGGACGAGGTGGTCGAGGCGATCGCGGATCCGATCCGGCGCAACATCCTGGAGATGTTGCGGGACGGGCGGCTGACCGCCGGCGACATCGCCGCCCACTTCCCGGTCAGCCGGCCTGCGGTGAGCCGACACCTGCGGGTGCTCCGCCAGGCCGGTCTGGTCCGCGACGAACTGGTCGGCCGGCAGCGGCTCTACCAGCTGGAGTCCGAGCCGTTCACCGCCCTGGTCGAGTGGCTCGCCCGGTTCGACCAGCCGCGCGGCTGGGAGCACCGCCTCGACGCGTTGGAGACCGAGGTGTACCGCACCCGCCGCGAACGCCGGGGCAGCACCGGACGCCCCGCCGAGAAGAAGAGGACCGCATGA
- a CDS encoding SRPBCC family protein: MNRLPVGRLFRTDAGSDLVLTRAFRAPMEDVWASLTEPDRTARWFGPWEGDPGPGRTIRVQMAYEEGEPWCDMLIEACEPPRRLAVATLDEQGSWRLEMLLAEADGVTELRFTHHLDTEEAIGEVGPGWEYYLDLLVASRDGTALPDFGDYYPAMKPYYDGLRS; this comes from the coding sequence ATGAACCGCCTACCCGTCGGCCGGTTGTTCCGTACGGACGCCGGCAGTGACCTGGTGCTGACCCGCGCCTTCCGGGCCCCGATGGAGGACGTCTGGGCGAGCCTCACCGAGCCGGATCGCACCGCGCGCTGGTTCGGCCCGTGGGAGGGCGACCCCGGGCCCGGCCGCACCATCCGGGTACAGATGGCGTACGAGGAGGGGGAGCCCTGGTGCGACATGCTGATCGAGGCGTGCGAACCGCCCCGCCGGCTGGCCGTCGCGACGCTCGACGAGCAGGGCTCGTGGCGCCTGGAGATGCTGCTGGCCGAGGCCGACGGAGTGACCGAGCTGCGGTTCACCCACCACCTCGACACGGAGGAGGCGATCGGCGAGGTCGGTCCCGGCTGGGAGTACTACCTCGACCTGCTGGTCGCATCCCGCGACGGCACGGCCCTGCCCGACTTCGGCGACTACTACCCGGCGATGAAGCCGTACTACGACGGGCTGCGCTCCTGA
- a CDS encoding MATE family efflux transporter, translating to MPTVEGFLNQRRTAGLGGDGWRIVAVAAPLYLSMIAASVGSMVVTAALGRFDTAALAAFALASAVHVPTTAAVTGAVRGVLPFVSSAAHDRDGVLCVVRDGTWLAVAVGVPGAVAVSGVPLLARVGGVPAETVAELGVLPLLLAGSVLLGSVGAMASSSLVGLGRTRTVMRAGLVAATCAAGLSSLLVNGFGPVPALGLAGAGTAVLVANLAACAMNLSGLRSTLGNPLAGLVTVRPDPRRVRELATVGIPMAGTVLVKFGVLGLLAFAAARISPPATAAHGIATSLVGLIFTAAVAVGQAGVPLVSSRATAGDLPGARRGVRAGLVVTTATVGASGALLVILRPVFLPLFTDDPVVRSLTTVLVPVVALAVLGDGLQAVLGFGLTGLRRTAPSFVVFSVAYGILALVALPVASATGIVGLWIALVVTNALVALGQGTAFLRVSGRLGAAAETR from the coding sequence GTGCCGACGGTGGAGGGCTTCCTCAACCAGCGACGAACGGCGGGCCTCGGCGGCGACGGGTGGCGAATCGTCGCGGTGGCGGCTCCGCTGTACCTGTCGATGATCGCCGCGTCCGTCGGTTCGATGGTGGTCACGGCGGCACTGGGACGGTTCGACACGGCCGCCCTTGCCGCGTTCGCCCTGGCCAGTGCCGTCCACGTCCCCACCACGGCGGCGGTGACCGGCGCGGTGCGTGGTGTGCTGCCCTTCGTGTCGTCGGCCGCCCACGACCGCGACGGCGTGCTGTGCGTGGTCCGTGACGGCACGTGGCTAGCCGTCGCCGTCGGGGTGCCCGGTGCGGTCGCCGTGTCCGGTGTGCCGCTGCTGGCCCGCGTCGGCGGAGTACCGGCCGAGACGGTCGCCGAACTCGGGGTCCTCCCGCTGCTGCTGGCCGGATCCGTGCTGCTGGGATCGGTCGGGGCGATGGCCTCGTCGAGCCTGGTCGGGCTCGGTCGCACCAGGACCGTGATGCGGGCCGGTCTGGTCGCCGCGACGTGCGCCGCCGGCCTGTCGTCGCTGCTGGTCAACGGGTTCGGGCCGGTGCCCGCGCTCGGCCTGGCCGGTGCCGGCACCGCCGTGCTCGTCGCCAACCTGGCCGCCTGCGCCATGAACCTGTCCGGTCTGCGGTCGACGCTCGGCAATCCGCTGGCCGGTCTGGTGACGGTCCGTCCCGACCCGCGTCGGGTGCGGGAGCTGGCCACGGTCGGCATTCCGATGGCGGGCACTGTCCTGGTCAAGTTCGGGGTGCTCGGCCTCCTCGCCTTCGCCGCCGCCCGGATCAGCCCGCCCGCCACGGCGGCGCACGGGATCGCGACCTCGCTGGTCGGCCTGATCTTCACGGCGGCGGTCGCGGTCGGCCAGGCCGGCGTACCGCTCGTCAGCAGCCGGGCCACGGCGGGCGACCTCCCGGGCGCGCGGCGCGGGGTCCGGGCCGGGCTGGTGGTCACCACCGCCACCGTGGGTGCTTCGGGTGCCCTGCTGGTGATCCTGCGTCCGGTCTTCCTTCCCCTGTTCACCGACGACCCTGTGGTCCGCTCCCTCACGACCGTACTGGTGCCGGTCGTGGCGCTGGCCGTCCTCGGCGACGGGTTGCAGGCGGTCCTCGGGTTCGGTCTGACCGGACTCCGGCGCACGGCACCGAGCTTCGTGGTGTTCTCCGTCGCCTACGGCATCCTCGCTCTGGTCGCGCTGCCGGTCGCGTCGGCCACGGGCATCGTCGGGCTCTGGATCGCCCTCGTCGTGACCAACGCACTGGTCGCGCTCGGCCAGGGCACCGCGTTCCTGAGAGTCAGTGGCCGCCTGGGGGCAGCTGCGGAGACGCGGTGA
- a CDS encoding DUF4352 domain-containing protein: MFDGSSQKAYAADDTEYSTDGAAAAYANKNAETFFDDIDPGNQVTGVIVFDIPEGVELTKLELHDSPFSCRRPWHWPAAQRYGEWRPAR; this comes from the coding sequence ATGTTCGACGGCAGTAGCCAGAAGGCGTACGCGGCCGACGACACCGAGTACTCTACCGACGGTGCTGCTGCCGCCTACGCCAACAAGAACGCCGAGACGTTCTTCGACGACATCGACCCCGGCAACCAGGTCACCGGCGTAATCGTCTTCGACATTCCGGAAGGCGTAGAGCTCACCAAGCTCGAACTGCACGACTCGCCGTTCTCCTGTCGACGGCCCTGGCACTGGCCGGCGGCGCAGCGGTACGGCGAGTGGCGTCCCGCACGCTGA
- a CDS encoding hemerythrin domain-containing protein: protein MREGEKSRLVAWHRELRDVHDRLREALALTRQALAAGKPAEPATRDLLLFCHGFCAALTAHHEGEDRELFPAIAEQHPELREALRYLRQDHSMMAHLLSGLQDAVTRAAPPAELERHLEGLAAIMESHFRYEERQLLAVLKTLDLDADPGAVLGPL from the coding sequence ATGCGTGAGGGCGAGAAGAGCAGGCTGGTGGCCTGGCATCGCGAGCTGCGCGACGTGCACGACAGGCTTCGCGAGGCGTTGGCACTGACCCGACAGGCCCTGGCGGCCGGCAAGCCGGCGGAACCGGCGACCAGAGATTTGCTGCTGTTTTGTCACGGGTTCTGCGCCGCCCTGACCGCTCACCACGAGGGTGAGGATCGCGAGCTGTTCCCCGCGATCGCCGAGCAGCACCCCGAACTGCGCGAGGCGCTGCGCTACCTGCGGCAGGACCACTCGATGATGGCTCACCTGTTGTCCGGGTTGCAGGACGCCGTGACGCGGGCCGCCCCGCCCGCCGAACTGGAGCGCCATCTGGAGGGGCTGGCGGCGATCATGGAGTCGCACTTCCGTTACGAGGAACGGCAACTCCTCGCCGTGCTGAAGACCCTGGACCTCGACGCGGACCCAGGCGCAGTCCTGGGACCCCTGTAG
- a CDS encoding fascin domain-containing protein gives MPLSVADLAALGNTPITILSTTFPNVYLRMDGTGVTTWNGSGSGVVNCQFGAGPYEKFKVLPQADGSFAFASATFSNVYLRMDAAELPQIPGGPGGGTVNCQVHVGTHETFKLLPQAGGSFSFESTFFPNSFLRLVGFGVTASTNGGGGVVNCQFGAPGGDHEKFFLNVAA, from the coding sequence ATGCCGTTGTCAGTGGCGGACCTCGCGGCGCTCGGAAACACACCGATCACGATCCTTTCGACGACCTTTCCGAACGTGTATCTGCGCATGGACGGCACCGGGGTGACGACCTGGAACGGGTCTGGCAGTGGGGTCGTCAACTGCCAATTTGGCGCGGGACCTTACGAGAAGTTCAAGGTTCTCCCGCAGGCCGACGGCTCGTTCGCCTTCGCGTCGGCGACCTTTTCGAACGTGTATCTGCGCATGGACGCCGCCGAGTTGCCGCAGATCCCCGGAGGGCCGGGCGGTGGGACCGTCAACTGCCAGGTCCACGTGGGTACCCACGAGACGTTCAAGCTTCTCCCGCAGGCAGGCGGCTCGTTCTCCTTCGAGTCGACGTTTTTTCCGAATTCGTTTCTGCGCCTGGTCGGCTTCGGGGTGACAGCCTCCACCAACGGTGGCGGTGGGGTAGTCAACTGCCAGTTCGGCGCCCCGGGTGGCGATCACGAAAAGTTCTTTCTCAACGTGGCCGCCTAG
- a CDS encoding SH3 domain-containing protein, with the protein MSIKALIAGLSPKRLASIGVVTATVLAATLALPSPAQADAFRCGSAGSDPRAWCAYIKNVGSAGLNARSGPGTGYPVVAVYANGQMVEVDCWAYGTSVNGYNIWSKLYTPSRVTWVSDYYLTTGIVQNYVHPC; encoded by the coding sequence GTGTCCATCAAAGCGCTCATCGCGGGACTTTCGCCCAAGCGCCTGGCCAGCATCGGAGTGGTGACGGCGACGGTGCTGGCCGCGACCCTGGCCCTCCCCTCGCCCGCACAGGCCGATGCCTTCAGGTGCGGATCCGCAGGCAGCGACCCCCGTGCTTGGTGCGCCTACATCAAGAACGTCGGGTCCGCCGGGCTCAACGCGCGCTCCGGCCCGGGAACCGGCTATCCGGTGGTCGCCGTGTACGCCAACGGGCAGATGGTCGAGGTCGATTGCTGGGCGTACGGGACCAGCGTGAACGGTTACAACATCTGGTCGAAGTTGTACACCCCGAGCCGCGTGACGTGGGTCAGTGACTATTACCTGACCACCGGTATCGTGCAGAATTACGTCCATCCCTGCTGA
- a CDS encoding shikimate dehydrogenase family protein, whose amino-acid sequence MTAVDAPVTAVPAISGTTRLYALLGDPITQVRAPGLLNPVLARRGTDAVLVPVHVTAADLEAVVRGLRQMANLDGLLVTVPHKAAVLALADRVTDRARLAGSANALRREPDGTWTADTFDGDGFVRGLVEAGHDPRGRRVCVVGAGGAGSAIAVALLDAGTAALRLVDTDPGRLDTLHRRLSPVYPGRVSTSARPILDDVDLAVNATPLGLRPGDPLPFPVTGLPTHTVVADIIMTPAETALLRAAYLRGLPTQPGLPMLGHQIDAYLEFFGL is encoded by the coding sequence ATGACCGCTGTCGACGCCCCCGTCACGGCCGTGCCGGCGATCAGCGGCACGACGCGCCTGTACGCGCTGCTCGGCGACCCGATCACGCAGGTCCGCGCGCCCGGCCTGCTCAACCCGGTGCTCGCCCGCCGGGGTACGGACGCCGTCCTGGTCCCGGTACACGTCACGGCGGCCGACCTCGAAGCGGTGGTACGCGGCCTGCGGCAGATGGCGAACCTGGACGGGCTCCTCGTGACCGTGCCGCACAAGGCGGCCGTCCTCGCCCTGGCCGACCGGGTCACCGACCGCGCCCGCCTGGCCGGCAGCGCCAACGCGTTGCGCCGCGAGCCGGACGGCACCTGGACGGCCGACACGTTCGACGGCGACGGGTTCGTCCGTGGCCTGGTCGAGGCCGGGCACGACCCACGGGGTCGCCGGGTGTGCGTGGTGGGCGCGGGTGGCGCGGGCAGCGCCATCGCGGTCGCGCTGCTCGACGCCGGTACGGCCGCGCTGCGCCTGGTCGACACCGACCCCGGACGGCTCGACACGCTGCATCGGCGGTTGTCGCCGGTCTACCCGGGCCGGGTCAGCACCTCGGCCCGCCCGATCCTGGACGACGTCGACCTCGCGGTCAACGCCACTCCCCTGGGCCTGCGTCCCGGCGACCCGCTGCCGTTCCCGGTGACCGGGCTGCCGACGCACACCGTGGTCGCCGACATCATCATGACCCCGGCGGAGACGGCGTTGCTGCGCGCGGCCTACCTCCGTGGCCTGCCGACGCAACCCGGCCTGCCGATGCTCGGCCACCAGATCGACGCCTACCTGGAGTTCTTCGGTCTCTGA
- a CDS encoding ROK family protein, producing the protein MTDRPDVGVLGVDVGGTKVALRAEAAGRPAYERTFVWPSGGGPAGDLAALDAEVAALRATWGPVDAVGMAMPAITGSDGTVLTWPGRPSWTGLDLAGALRQLFPDVPTGYADDGDLAALAEARHAGHDDLVYLGVGTGVGGGIVLKGRPVPAGTSAEVGHMVVDLDGVPCDCGRVGCLQSVASGPATLRRAAREHGGEVTFDQLRAGLRDRRPWAVAAVHESCAALAAAVVSLGELLAVPVAVVGGGFADGLPGFVPLVADLARQAGRPGRPAPTVRAAALGGLSSLHGALWLARDLTAGGTGSR; encoded by the coding sequence ATGACGGACCGGCCGGACGTCGGCGTCCTGGGGGTCGACGTCGGCGGCACGAAGGTCGCGCTGCGCGCCGAGGCGGCCGGGCGGCCCGCGTACGAGCGGACCTTCGTCTGGCCGTCCGGCGGCGGCCCGGCCGGCGACCTGGCGGCGCTCGACGCGGAGGTCGCCGCGCTGCGGGCCACCTGGGGACCGGTCGACGCGGTCGGGATGGCGATGCCGGCCATCACCGGCTCCGACGGCACGGTCCTGACCTGGCCGGGTCGGCCGAGCTGGACCGGACTCGACCTCGCCGGCGCGCTGCGGCAGCTCTTCCCCGACGTCCCGACCGGGTACGCCGACGACGGTGACCTGGCCGCGCTGGCCGAGGCCCGGCACGCCGGCCACGACGACCTGGTGTACCTGGGCGTGGGCACCGGGGTCGGTGGCGGGATCGTGCTGAAGGGCCGGCCCGTCCCGGCCGGCACCTCCGCCGAGGTCGGACACATGGTCGTCGACCTCGACGGCGTGCCCTGCGACTGCGGTCGCGTCGGTTGCCTCCAGTCGGTCGCCTCCGGCCCGGCCACGCTGCGGCGGGCGGCCCGGGAGCACGGCGGCGAGGTCACCTTCGACCAGTTGCGGGCCGGGTTGCGGGACCGCCGGCCCTGGGCGGTCGCGGCGGTGCACGAGAGCTGCGCCGCCCTAGCTGCGGCGGTGGTCAGCCTCGGCGAGTTGCTGGCCGTTCCGGTGGCGGTCGTGGGCGGCGGCTTCGCCGACGGTCTGCCCGGCTTCGTACCGCTCGTCGCGGACCTGGCCCGGCAGGCGGGACGCCCCGGACGACCGGCCCCGACGGTGCGGGCCGCCGCCCTCGGCGGCCTCTCCTCGCTGCACGGCGCGCTCTGGCTGGCCCGTGACCTGACGGCCGGCGGCACCGGCTCCCGGTGA
- a CDS encoding DoxX family protein — protein sequence MRIPIITLTVILASVLIAVALPKLLGQLEMRNRMARIGVSAGLTRTIGILEIAGIAGLLLGLLWWPVGVAAAVGLTLLLIGAAVYHIRAKDPVPMAVVPVAFAVAAAAIAVLHVLAN from the coding sequence GTGCGTATCCCGATCATCACCCTGACCGTCATCCTCGCCTCCGTCCTCATCGCCGTGGCGCTGCCGAAGCTCCTCGGCCAGTTGGAGATGCGGAACCGGATGGCCCGCATCGGCGTCTCGGCCGGCCTCACCCGGACGATCGGCATCCTGGAGATCGCCGGGATCGCCGGGTTGCTGCTCGGCCTGCTCTGGTGGCCGGTGGGCGTCGCGGCGGCCGTCGGGCTGACCCTGCTGCTGATCGGCGCGGCCGTCTACCACATCCGGGCCAAGGACCCCGTGCCGATGGCGGTGGTGCCGGTGGCGTTCGCCGTGGCGGCGGCGGCGATCGCCGTCCTGCACGTCCTCGCCAACTGA
- a CDS encoding type II 3-dehydroquinate dehydratase, giving the protein MSNVLLLNGPNLGILGQREPEIYGTDTLADIERAVAEEVAPRGWRVTAEQHDCEGALIRAIQGNYDTVGAIVNPGALMIAGWSLRDALANYPRPWMEVHLSNVWARESFRHDSVLAPLASGVIVGLGALGYRLAARALVATVA; this is encoded by the coding sequence GTGTCCAACGTGCTCCTGCTCAACGGCCCGAACCTGGGCATCCTCGGTCAGCGGGAGCCGGAGATCTACGGCACCGACACGCTGGCCGACATCGAGCGGGCGGTCGCCGAGGAGGTCGCGCCGCGCGGCTGGCGGGTGACGGCCGAGCAGCACGACTGCGAGGGCGCCCTGATCCGCGCCATCCAAGGCAACTACGACACGGTCGGCGCGATCGTCAATCCCGGTGCCCTGATGATCGCCGGTTGGAGCCTGCGGGACGCGCTGGCCAACTACCCCCGCCCCTGGATGGAGGTCCACCTCTCCAACGTGTGGGCGCGGGAGAGCTTCCGGCACGACTCGGTGCTCGCTCCGCTCGCCAGCGGGGTGATCGTCGGACTCGGGGCGCTGGGCTACCGGCTGGCCGCCCGCGCGCTCGTCGCCACCGTCGCGTGA
- a CDS encoding DegT/DnrJ/EryC1/StrS family aminotransferase — protein sequence MSGLSASVPEFPEWPQFGDEERAGLVRALEQGQWWRVGGSEVDTFEAEFGAYHGTPHALAVTNGTHALEVALEVLGVGPGTEVIVPAFTFISSSLAAQRLGAVAVPVDVDLDTYCIQPEAVAAAITDRTRVIMPVHMAGQMADMDALDKIAADAGVAILQDAAHAHGAQWQGKRVGELGSVAAFSFQNGKLMTAGEGGAVLFPDQELYERAFLVHSCGRPRTDRDYLHRTTGSNYRMNEFSAAVLRAQLSRLDSQIELREQRWPLLASLLAQIPGVVPQGRDDRGDRNPHYMAMFRVPGIGEQRRRVVVDELIARGIPAFVAFRAIYRCEGFWLAGAPDETVDQVAARCPNVEQIHADCIWLHHRTLLGTEEQMHQIAAVLADVLGE from the coding sequence ATGAGTGGTCTGTCGGCGAGCGTGCCGGAGTTCCCCGAGTGGCCGCAGTTCGGTGACGAGGAACGGGCCGGCCTGGTCCGGGCCCTGGAGCAGGGCCAGTGGTGGCGCGTCGGCGGCAGTGAGGTCGACACCTTCGAGGCGGAGTTCGGGGCGTACCACGGCACCCCGCACGCGCTCGCCGTCACCAACGGCACCCACGCCCTGGAGGTGGCCCTGGAGGTGCTCGGGGTCGGACCCGGCACCGAGGTGATCGTCCCGGCGTTCACGTTCATCTCGTCGTCGCTGGCCGCGCAGCGGCTCGGCGCGGTGGCCGTACCGGTCGACGTCGACCTCGACACCTACTGCATCCAGCCGGAGGCCGTCGCCGCCGCGATCACCGACCGCACCCGGGTGATCATGCCGGTGCACATGGCCGGGCAGATGGCCGACATGGACGCCCTCGACAAGATCGCCGCCGACGCCGGGGTCGCGATCCTCCAGGACGCCGCGCACGCCCACGGCGCACAGTGGCAGGGCAAGCGCGTCGGTGAGCTGGGCTCGGTGGCCGCGTTCAGCTTCCAGAACGGCAAGCTGATGACCGCCGGTGAGGGCGGCGCGGTCCTCTTCCCCGACCAGGAGCTGTACGAGCGGGCGTTCCTCGTGCACAGCTGCGGCCGGCCGCGCACCGACCGCGACTACCTGCACCGCACCACCGGGTCGAACTACCGGATGAACGAGTTCAGCGCCGCCGTCCTGCGGGCCCAACTGTCCCGGCTGGACAGCCAGATCGAGCTGCGCGAGCAGCGTTGGCCGCTGCTGGCGAGCCTGCTCGCCCAGATCCCCGGCGTGGTGCCGCAGGGCCGCGACGACCGGGGCGACCGCAACCCGCACTACATGGCCATGTTCCGGGTTCCCGGCATCGGCGAGCAGCGCCGCCGGGTCGTGGTGGACGAGCTGATCGCCCGGGGCATCCCCGCCTTCGTGGCGTTCCGCGCGATCTACCGGTGCGAGGGTTTCTGGCTCGCCGGCGCCCCGGACGAGACGGTCGACCAGGTCGCCGCCCGGTGCCCGAACGTCGAGCAGATCCACGCCGACTGCATCTGGCTGCACCACCGCACGCTGCTCGGCACCGAGGAGCAGATGCACCAGATCGCCGCCGTGCTCGCGGACGTCCTCGGCGAATGA